The Halomonas sp. 7T genome contains a region encoding:
- a CDS encoding ABC transporter ATP-binding protein, giving the protein MSNQSGIRLERVTKRWDATTAVDSISFDVTPGQFVILLGPSGCGKSTTLRMIAGLEEASDGRIHIGERDVTRLPPGDRGLSMVFQSYALFPHLSVADNIVFGLRSRKVPKAEQRQRLAKVAELVDLTDYLHRKPAQLSGGQRQRVALARSVISEHPICLMDEPLSNLDARLRSDMRREIKALQSRLNMTVIYVTHDQVEAMSMGDRVILMQHGRIVQDGTPDELYNRPASAFAASFIGSPAMNLLPLEAGEKDAVIVREPNTPVAPLEAVGGQLGIRPEDIALSTSSTTGVPARVVSDEYLGADTIVHLAIGDHTLRVRLSGRHRLAGQQCRIGWPAEAAHLFDEHGLRRDDLTAYSLLPAAALSAESASPHPQLQPQR; this is encoded by the coding sequence ATGTCAAACCAATCGGGTATCCGCCTGGAACGCGTTACCAAACGTTGGGACGCGACCACTGCTGTCGATAGTATTTCCTTCGATGTCACGCCTGGGCAATTTGTCATTCTGCTCGGCCCTTCCGGCTGCGGTAAATCGACCACGTTGCGCATGATCGCAGGGTTGGAAGAGGCCAGCGACGGACGTATTCACATTGGTGAGCGCGACGTCACTCGCCTGCCGCCTGGGGATCGAGGGCTGAGCATGGTGTTTCAGTCCTACGCGCTATTTCCGCACCTAAGCGTGGCGGACAATATCGTGTTTGGCCTACGCAGCCGCAAGGTGCCCAAAGCCGAGCAGCGCCAGCGGCTGGCCAAAGTCGCCGAGCTGGTGGATCTCACCGACTACCTACACCGCAAACCTGCCCAACTTTCCGGCGGTCAGCGCCAGCGGGTGGCACTGGCCCGTTCGGTTATCTCCGAACACCCTATTTGCCTGATGGACGAGCCACTCTCCAACCTGGATGCACGGCTGCGCAGCGATATGCGCCGGGAAATCAAAGCGCTGCAAAGCCGCCTGAACATGACCGTGATCTACGTCACCCACGATCAGGTCGAGGCGATGAGTATGGGCGACCGCGTCATTCTGATGCAGCACGGCCGCATCGTGCAGGACGGCACGCCTGACGAGCTGTATAACCGCCCGGCCAGCGCCTTTGCCGCCAGCTTTATTGGTAGCCCAGCCATGAACCTACTGCCGCTGGAAGCAGGCGAGAAGGATGCCGTTATCGTCCGCGAACCGAACACACCGGTGGCCCCATTAGAGGCCGTCGGTGGACAGTTAGGCATCCGCCCGGAGGATATCGCACTAAGCACCTCCTCAACGACTGGCGTACCCGCGAGGGTGGTCAGCGATGAATACCTGGGTGCCGATACCATCGTCCACTTGGCGATCGGTGATCACACCCTGCGGGTTCGTCTCAGTGGCCGCCATAGGCTGGCTGGCCAGCAGTGTCGAATCGGCTGGCCAGCCGAGGCCGCTCATCTATTCGATGAGCACGGCCTACGCCGTGATGACCTCACCGCGTACTCATTATTACCTGCCGCTGCACTGTCAGCGGAAAGCGCTTCGCCCCACCCGCAGCTCCAACCCCAACGTTGA
- a CDS encoding sigma-54 interaction domain-containing protein, with product MSEIDKRVLQTIVATANDHFFIVSGDGQIVDISPGAEAVYGVSREELLSSSVQQLQTAGVLKPSITLEVMRTRKPAQLMQITGTGRRVIAEAYPVFVDGKLERIISRSRDLTDLQLLQDEYALLQKRFSEHLKRSQAAPDAEEQALDDALDNLQVRSSVMREIALLLKRVAPSDANVLMLGESGVGKTAFAKQLHRWSQRCDGPFIDVNCAAIPENLFESEMFGYQPGAFSGAARQGKAGLLEQAEGGTLFLDEIGELPLLMQTKLLKVIQDGSLTRLGDTRSRKVNFRLVVATNQDLGKQVESGLFRLDLYYRLNVIPVTLPPLRDRREDIPDLVEACLNQLNQRYGRQKILDTRVWSTLMGSEWPGNVRELENWLERAWLSSSTDQIEVPAALPHTEQHPASLPSASPAKPIKALEPKETLKHYLARLERETLEELCSSLPSTYAIAERLGISQSSVVRRLQRYGIKVAK from the coding sequence ATGAGTGAAATAGACAAGCGCGTACTGCAAACCATTGTGGCGACCGCCAACGACCACTTCTTTATCGTTAGTGGCGATGGGCAAATAGTCGATATTAGTCCTGGGGCCGAAGCGGTTTACGGCGTTTCGCGGGAAGAGCTGCTCTCCAGCAGTGTTCAGCAACTGCAAACCGCCGGCGTGCTTAAACCATCGATTACTCTGGAAGTGATGCGCACTCGTAAGCCCGCTCAGCTCATGCAAATCACCGGCACGGGTCGTCGCGTTATCGCAGAGGCCTACCCCGTATTCGTTGATGGCAAGCTGGAGCGCATTATCAGCCGCTCGCGGGATTTAACCGACCTGCAGTTATTGCAGGACGAATACGCCCTACTGCAAAAACGCTTTAGCGAACACTTAAAGCGCAGCCAAGCAGCCCCAGATGCCGAAGAGCAGGCGCTCGATGACGCCCTGGACAATTTGCAGGTGCGCAGCAGCGTGATGCGCGAAATTGCGCTGCTGCTTAAGCGCGTTGCCCCTTCAGATGCCAATGTGCTGATGCTGGGTGAATCGGGCGTGGGTAAAACCGCCTTTGCGAAACAGCTACACCGCTGGAGCCAGCGCTGTGACGGCCCTTTTATTGACGTGAACTGTGCGGCGATTCCTGAGAATTTATTTGAGTCTGAGATGTTTGGCTACCAGCCCGGCGCCTTTAGCGGTGCTGCGCGGCAGGGAAAAGCCGGGCTGTTAGAGCAGGCCGAGGGCGGCACGCTGTTTCTGGATGAAATAGGCGAGTTGCCGCTGCTAATGCAAACCAAACTGCTCAAGGTCATTCAGGATGGTAGCTTAACCCGGCTGGGTGACACCCGCTCACGCAAGGTCAATTTTCGCTTGGTGGTGGCCACTAATCAGGATTTGGGCAAACAGGTAGAGAGCGGCCTTTTTCGTTTAGATCTTTACTACCGCCTCAATGTGATCCCAGTCACCCTGCCGCCGCTGCGCGACCGCCGGGAGGATATCCCTGATCTAGTTGAAGCCTGTTTAAACCAGCTTAACCAGCGCTATGGACGACAAAAAATCCTCGACACCCGCGTTTGGTCGACACTGATGGGCAGCGAGTGGCCGGGCAATGTTCGCGAGCTAGAAAACTGGTTGGAGAGAGCCTGGCTTTCCAGTTCTACCGATCAAATCGAGGTGCCCGCCGCGCTTCCCCACACCGAGCAGCACCCCGCCAGTTTACCGAGCGCCTCGCCAGCCAAGCCGATAAAAGCACTCGAACCCAAAGAAACCCTCAAGCACTACCTAGCACGGCTGGAACGGGAAACGCTTGAAGAGCTATGCAGCTCGCTCCCCAGCACCTACGCCATCGCGGAGCGGCTGGGCATCAGCCAATCCAGTGTGGTGCGCAGGCTTCAGCGTTATGGCATTAAAGTCGCCAAGTGA